The sequence agtgtgtgagtgtaggtTGGATTAAATGCAGAGGATACATTTAGTTTCAATGTATGTGAGTGATGAGAAATTCTTAGGCTAGATGGGAACACTTTACACACATGTCTCGTTATTGTCAGGACTTTTTCTGATGTGTCTACAGATCTGTCACACATGATGTTGGAGtggaaagtaaatgtaaaaatgtccctCACTGTTAGCAGAATGTTTTACTCACCACAATGGGCAGGTCCCTGcgtggagtttgcatgttctccccgtGTCTGCGTGGGTCTCTGCTGGGTTCTCTGGTTTCCTCCtaccatcaaagacatgtatgttagggttaatactcctgtcagAGATCCTGACCAAGAAACTGGCAAAAAGACCTGGAGTTGATCCCCGGGCGCTGCACTGTAGCTGCTCctagtgtgtgagtgtaggtTGGGTTAAATGCAGAGGATACATTTAGTTTCAATGTATGTGAATGATGagaaattacaataaataatgttaatattaatgttaaacCACCAGACAAGGACTGAAAGTCTTAAAGCAGCAAGTAGGACTAGAACTCCTCCAATGATCAGGTGGGAACGCTTCATCTCTAGACGCTCTTCAACGCTGGAGCTCTGAATTTGAAAAAAGCgtcttgtggttttttttttaccacaacaTGAAGTTACACTTCAGATGTTGTTTCAtcaatcagaaaacacacagcacatgtcTCGTTATTGTCAGGACTTTTTCTGATGTGTCTACAGATCTGTCACACATGATGTTGGAGtggaaagtaaatgtaaaaatgtccctCACTGTTAGCAGAATGTGTTACTCACCAAACAATAGATGGGTGGCATAAGGGCTGTAAGTACTGTAGCAGCCATGATGATTGTGCAGGGCACTGCCATCTCTGCAGTCAGGAAAACAGCTGTACAACGtgaacatacacaaataaagaagTGTGACATGCTGACTGCTGGTCAAAAGGTTTGGTTAGACAGCAGGTCCTTAATATTTCTACAGGACTCATGGTCGTCTCTTTTTATAAATACCATAGACACACAGCTCACCACAAAGCCACAGCTTGTCACCATagtgacacacaaatacatagaatttgtaaaaacattaaaacataatgtTATTGCATAATAATGAACTCAATACATTGATAAATGAAGACATCTATTAGGTTCAGTTATTATTAAGTGAATCTGGTGTAAAATCCTGATCTTCATATTTGAAAGTATTTCATCGTTAGTGTGTTAAAGAGTTTTTACCTGTGTTGAACACTTGCTCTGAGATGCTGAGGAGGCAGGAAGAGCAGAGAGTCAGACTGCAGAGGTTTTATAGTCTGTCAGAGACGAGACGAACTTTCTGTGGTCACCATTTCACAGAAACTCTCTACGTGGAACCTCCCCTCCCTTCTATCACTATATCTCATCTTCTCTGTTCCGCTTTTGTAAAAAACTGCAAATGAAGGcgtaaataaaatgaatgtagAGTTGAAATTGTTCACAACTCTACAGATTTGCTACAACTTATGTAGAATGCAgttgtcctcccaagaaaaacacagTACAGGTCTTAAATTCAGTCGCCACAAGTGACCTTTAGTTACTTTTGACTGACAGACACCATCTagcatcatagcacagaaacagcactggtgaaagtcacgAATGACCTCCTAACTacatcggacaaaggatttgtctccatacttgtcctgttagatcttagtgccgcaatcgacacaattgaccatcaaatccttttgcagagactggaacatttaattggcattaaaggaactgcattaagctggtttaagtcctatttatcagaccgatttcagtttgtacatgttaatgatgaatcctccatgaaggcaaaagttagacacggagttccacaaggttcagttcttggaccaattctattgaccttgtatatgcttcctttaggtaatattattaggaaacactccataaactttcattgttatgcagatgatacccaattatatttatcaatgaagccagatgaaaccaatcagttaaacaaactccaagcatgccttaacgacataaagacctggatgacctgcaattttctgctactaaattcagataaaactgaagttattgtgcttggccctaaacaccttagaaacacattatctaatgatatagctgctctggatgggattaccctggcctccagcaccaccgtaaggaatctggaagttatctttgatcaggatatgtcctttaactcccacataaatcaaatttcaaggactgccttttttcacttacgtaatatcgcaaaaatcaggcacatcctgtccctaaaagatgcagaaaaactagtccacgcatttgttacttctaggctggattattgcaattccttattatcaggctgccctaacaagtctctaaagactctccagctggtccagaatgcagctgcacgtgttctgacgaaaactagaaaaagagatcatatttctcccattttagctttgctgcattggcttcctgcaaaatttagaatagaatttaaaatccttctcctaacttacaaagcccttaatggtcagacaccatgATATCTTAAAGAactcatagtaccgtattatcccactagaacactgcgctcccagtatgcagcttactggtggttcctacagtcattaaaagtagaatgggaggcagagccttcagctatcaggctcctctcctgtggaactATCTTCCAGAttgggtccggggtgcagacaccctctctatgtttaagagtaggcttaaaactttcctttttgataaagcttatagttagggccgaccaggctcgccttggatcagcccttagttatgctgctataggcctagactgctgggggacttcccatgatgcactgagctcctctctcctcctcctcctctccatctgtatgcattcatgtaccattaatgcatgttactaacttggcttcttccccagagttttttgtgctttctcatcttgcaGGAAACCCTGGATTGCAGGCCGTGTCCTTCCCCGGCTATTCttactgctgctgttattgttattgttatgattgttgttattctgggatgagaatactgcagtaacagtagtagtagccctgcagggacgagaatactgcagtaacagtagtagtagacctgcagggatgagaatactgcagtaacagtagtagtagccctgcagggacgagaatactgcagtaacagtagtagtagccctgcagggacgagaatactgcagtaacagtagtagtagccctgcagggatgagaatactgcagtaacagtagtagtagcccAGATATCCttgtataattttttttgttaaaaattaGAAATGAGTCAATTTGACCCAAACACCACTTAAAGGTTTAGTATCTATATAAAGACAACTTACTTAAGCAACACCTCTGACTGACAAAGCTAAAAATTCTACAATGCACCAAGCAACACTCAAGCAGCAGTTTCCATCAACATGAACCACATGAACCACATGCTCATGTCGTTAAGTTTCAGATCTCAAGTggtttttcagtctgtgaagTAAAGCAAACATCCGTTCAGATCTTCTCACACTTGGTGTTGGCTGCGGAGAATGCAGTCTTGACCTTTGCCCTCTCCCTACACTAGTATAATAGGTTAATGAAGAAAAGCTGTACTCATTATGATACTAGTGTTAGCTGGTTCTGATGGACTCCAAAATCTAATGCAAGTGTCAGTCTGGACCACAGCtgtagaagtagtagtagtagttgtagtagtagtagtagtagtagtggccCCCCCTTTGTGTATGTGGGTCAAATTGACCTGAACATTGTATGAAGGACATAAATGTGTGGGGGATTGTAGCATGTCTCTTGAGATATTATATTTCTGGGGTTCAAAATGAAGCTCTCGAACAAAAACAATGtctcaatacattttttttaatgaccaagaactttatgttttttagCACCTTTTAGTCCATTGATATTCCAGGTACAAATGGTAAATTTATTTGATAGAGTTTTTATAAGCTTCTTTGGTAccatttatacttttttattttaatttttacatgaCATATAGCTGCTTCAAAATCAGGGCAAACCCCCGTAGAGATCCATGACATagaacataaaacaacatgacacagacaataaaacacaaataaacacaaaaactttACACATACCCTTTAAAACTTCTCTTCTGTAGACATGCTTCACCAAGCTGATTACCCTGCTCCGCCCCATGGTGTAAACAATGGTGTGAACAATGATGTAAACAATAACCATAAAAAATAGCATTTCAATCAGAagagacaagtgaatgaagcaaaaataattgtttattatacagaaGATGTTGATGATTGAGTGTTACTGTGTCAAAAGTCTTTGGTGCTGCGACTCTACAGACAGATTCTGAATCgagggacatcagtcctgagcagcagcaagataaatccccccatggagtccagacTCTGCTGGAGGCTGATGACTTCTGAGATTTATAAGGCTGATGAGGTTAATGAAGCgatgcactgatgaatctgtGAAGACTGGGCAGAGGCTCTTCAAAAAGATTCCCAATTAAATGGGGAATTCAGCAGGGATGCCCGATTAGTCCTTTATTATCTATTTTAGCTGGAGAATTGGTTGCGATATTCCTTAAAAACTCCCCAATATACAAGATATCGAAATACTGGGGAAAGAATTCATGACTAGCCAATTTGCTGATgattattgctgctgttattgttattgttatgattgttgttattctgggacgagaatactgcagtaactgtagtgGTAGACGTGGGCCATAAAGTTTCAGGTTGATAAATGATATCCttgtataattttttttgttaaaaattaGAAATGAGTCAATTTGACCCAAACACCACTTAAAGGTTTAGTATCTATATAAAGACAACTTACTTAAGCAACACCTCTGACTGACAAAGCTAAAAGTTCTACAATGCACCAAGCAACACTCAAGCAGCAGTTTCCATCAACATGAACCACATGAACCACATGCTCATGTCGTTAAGTTTCAGATCTCGAGTggtttttcagtctgtgaagTAAAGCAAACATCTGTTCAGATCTTCTCACACTTGGTGTTGGCTGCGGAGAATGCAGTCTTGACCTTTGCCCTCTCCCTACACTAGTATAATAGGTTAATGAAGAAAAGCTGTACTCATTATGATACTAGTGTTAGCTGGTTCTGATGGACTCCAAAATCTAATGCAAGTGTCAATCTGGACCACAGCTATAGAAGTattagtagtggtagtagtagtagtagtagtggtagtagccCTGTAGAgatgagaatactgcagtaacagtagtagtagcctAGATATCCTTgtataattttcttttgttaaaaaTTAGAAATAAGTCAATTTGACCCAAACACCACTTAAAGGTTTAGTATCTACATAAGGACAACTTACCTACACAACAGGTTTAACTGACAAAGCTAAAAGTTCTACAATGCACCAAGCAACACTCAAGCAGCAGTTTCCATCATGAACCACATGAACCACATGTTCGTGCGTCCATGTGGTTCATGTGGTTTATGTGGTTAAGTTTCAGATCTCAAGTggtttttcagtctgtgaagTAAAGCAAACATCCGTTCAGATCTTCTCACACTTGGTGTTGGCTGCGAAGAATGCACTCTTGACCTTTGCCATCTCCCTACACTAGTATAATAGGTTAATGAAGAAAAGCTGTACTCATTATGATACTAGTGTTAGCTGGTTCTGATGGACTCCAAAATCTAATGCAAGTGTCAATCTGGACCACAGCTGTAGAAGTAGTGGTAGTAACAGTAGCAGTGGGAGTAATagaagtagtagaagtagtaatagtagtagtagaagtagtaatagtagtagcagtgatgagaatactgcagtaacagtagtagtagccctgcagtgatgagaatactgcagtaactgtagtagtggacctgcagggatgagaatactgcagtaacagtaggagtagacctgcagggacgagaatactgcagtaacagtagtagtagacctgcagggacgagaatactgcagtaactgtagtagtagcCCTGCAGGGATGAGtatactgcagtaacagtagtagtagacctgcagggacgagaatactgcagtaacagtagcagtagacctgcagggacgagaatactgcagtaacagtagtagtagccctgcagggacgagaatactgcagtaacagtagtagtagccctgcagggatgagaatactgcagtaacagtagtagtagacctgcagggatgagaatactgcagtaacagtagtagtagacctgcagggatgagaatactgcagtaacagtagtagtagccctgcagggacgagaatactgcagtaacagtagtagtagtggtagtagtagcagtagtaacagtggcagtagtagtaatagtattagcagtggcagtagtagtaatagtagtagtagaagtagtaatagtagtagcagtgACAGTAGTAGCAGTACCTGATGTTGCAGTGGCGTGCAGTGATCACCTAGCGGCGGTGGATCAGCGCTCTGCTGCAGTAAAGTTGTTTGAAAAAGTTTGGCCCCCCTTTGTGTATGTGGGTCAAATTGACCTGAACATTGTATGAAGGATATAAATGTGTGGGGGATTGTAGCATGTCTCTTGAGATATTATATTTCCGGGGTTCGAAATGAAGCTCTCGAACAAAAACAATGtctcaatacatttttttaatgaccaagaactttatgttttttagCCCCTTTTAGTCCATTGATATTCCAGGTACAAATGGTAAATTTATTTGATAGAGGTTTTATAAGCTTCTTTGGTAccatttatacttttttattttaatttttacatgaCATATAGCTGCTTCAAAATCAGGGCAAACCCCCGTAGAGATCCATGACAcagaacataaaacaacatgacatagacaataaaacacaaataaacacagaaactttACACATACCCTTTAAAACTTCTCTTCTGTAGACATGCTTCACCAAGCTGATTACCCTGCTCCGCCCCATGGTGTAAACAATAGTGTAAACAATGGTGTAAACAATAGCCATagacaagtgaatgaagcaaaaataattgtttattatacagaaGATGTTGATGATTGAGTGTTACTGTGTCAAAAGTCTTTGGCGCTGCGACTCTACAGACAGATTCTGAATCgagggacatcagtcctgagcagcagcaagataaatccccccatggagtccagacTCTGCTGGAGGCTGATGACTTCTGAGATTTATAAGGCTGATGAGGTTAATGAAGCGATGTACTGATGAATCTGTGAAGACTGGGCAGAGGCTCTTCAAAAAGATTCCCAATTAAACGGGGAATTCAGCAGGGATGCCCGATTAGTCCTTTATTATCTATTTTAGCTGGAGAATTGATTGCGATATTCCTTAAAAACTCCCCAATATACAAGATATCGAAATACTGGGGAAAGAATTCATGACTAGCCAATTTGCTGACGATACAGCACTATTTTTaactccataaattttcattgttatgcagatgatacccaattatatttatcaatgaagcctgatgaaaccaatcagttaaacaaactccaagtatgccttaacgacataaagacctggatgacctgcagtttctgctactaaactcagataaaactgaagttattgtgcttggccctaaacaccttagaaacacattatctaatgatatagctactctggatggcattaccctggcctccagcgccaccgtaaggaatctgggagttatctttgatcaggatatgtcctttaactcccacataaatcaaatctcaaggactgccttttttcacttacgtaatatcgcaaaaatcaggcacatcctgtccctaaaagatgcagaaaaactagtccacgcatttgttacttctaggctggattattgcagtTCCTTAgtatcaggctgctctaacaagtctctaaagactctccagctggtccagaatgcagctgcacgtgttctgactaaaactagaaaaagagatcacatttctcccattttagctttgctgcattggcttcctgtaaaatctagaatagaatttaaaatccttctcctaacttacaaagcccttaatggtcagacaccatcatatcttgaagagcttatagtaccgtattatcccactagaacactgcgctcccagtatgcaggcttactggtggcTCCTACAGTcattaaaagtagaatgggaggcagagccttcagctatcaggctcctctcctgtggaactATCTTCCAGAttgggtccggggtgcagacaccctctctatgtttaagagtaggcttaaaactttcctttttgataaagcttatagttagagccgaccaggctcgccttggatcagcccttagttatgctgctataggcctagactgctgggggacttcccatgatgcactgagctcctctctcctcctcctcctctccatctgtatgcattcatgtaccattaatgcatgttactaacttggcttcttctccagagttttttgtgctttctcatcttgcaGGATACCCTGGGTTGCAGGTCGAGCCATCGCggtccttcgcagtcctgttggtgtccttcccCGGCTattgttactgctgctgttattgttattgttattctgtgacgagaatactgcagtaacagtagtagtagcccAAGTCCATGAAGTTTCAGGTTGAAAGATTATATCTTTGTATAATtttctttaagtaaaaattaGAAATGAGTCAATTTGACCCAAACACCACTTAAAGGTTTAGTATCTATATAAAGACAACTTACTTAAGCAACACCTTTGACTGACAAAGCTAAAAGTTCTACAATGCACCAAGCAACACTCAAGCAGCAGTTTCCATCAACATGAACCACATGAACCACATGCTCATGTCGTTAAGTTTCAGATCTCAAGTGGTTTTTCATTCTGTGAAGTAAAGCAAACATCCGTTCAGATCTCTTCACACTTGGTCTCGGCTGTGGAGAATGCACTCTGGACCTTTGACCTCTCCCTGCACTAGTATGATATGAAGGACTGAAACTGcccaaatcaaaaataaataaataaataaatgaaataataaaaaaagaaatgtagaaataaaatgCGGAATTATCAAAAAAATGTGCAGgttaatttgaaaataaataaatatgcacagaaatataaaatcaataaatattatttatttgagaaattctttattttctgtatttatttattttcatatttatttatttcctcatttatttttttatgtttacattcatttctttttacatttatttctgttttcatttatttccttatttatttatttcctatttatttatttctgtatttattgtgtGTCTTGACTATTCAGGCATTAGCAATCAAACCAGCACACGCCACAGTCCTGTGACGAGACTTCAAAAGTTTCAGGTCAGGCCCTTTTCACAAAGACTGGAGGTGTACAGTTggaactgtaaaatgtaatgtctAATTAATATTTCGGTATCTCTGCTTGTTTCGACCACTGCATGGAAGTTTTATGTTCAGTGTCAAATATAGAGAACATGAAGTTGACGTCAAGACCATGTTGAAATTTGGGTACGAGCCATGTTTAAAGGATCCCGCTGTCTTTCTGTTGATGAGTTGGAGCTATGAGTTGGTTACTTTTGACAACATTCTTACATCAATGAAAGTGTGTTTTCGGTTTACACATGTAGATACTTGCATTGCGTACACAATGTTTAAATTAAGTGAGTAAGTTAAGTTTGCACAGTCAATTGAACCTGTAACACACTCAAACTAACTGGCTATGATTTAGCGTTAGCTTATCCCAGTTGCTGTTGCTTTATTTAGCAAACAGCTATCAGTTTGCTGTTGATAGCTGCTTGTTAGTAACTCATACACATCCGCCTTTTTGTCTCACAGTAACGTTAAACCGTTTTTATGCCCAACAGTTTACTCTCAGTTCATATCCATCaatgttcaattcaattcaccAGATTACTATAGCTTTCTAAAATATATGGAGTTCTTAAATGTCTGACTGCTATTTGACACATGCTATTGATAACCAGTGATATAACTGAACAACACTGAAGACCCACTCCATTTTAGAATATATTTACTCCTGAACAGCTACTACATTCTACATGAAATATGTCATATCTAAACTTTGGAACATCTCGTGTTTTACTTCTGTCCGTCAACAGGCCCACAGTCGGCAGCGGCAGAGGGGCAGAGCATCATCACAGCGAGTGATGAAGAACACTGCAGCAACATGGGATGACTGGTTGAGGCTTGATGTAGGACTGAAGCAGAAGCTGCAGGACAACCGTTCCTTAGATGAATATCATCCTGACAGTCTGCACAGCTGGCAGAAACAGGGTGATGGTGCCTGTATTGGTGTGTTGATGGGAACATCAGCTTGTTTGATAGTTTCAGAAAGAAGCCTCCTTCACATGTTCCttttataaaataaagttttattctaaACAATTCTGATATGgtgttttttccttcatgttATACATTATATGTACTTGTGTTGAATGTGACATATAGAACTTATGAGTGCAGTTTTGTGTAAACATGGTTGCAGAGAACCTGATTATAAATTATATAGAAAAGTTTACTGAAAATTATCcaatgctgtttgtgttacTAAGAGTCCATATCagccaaaaatgtaataataatccatgaTGACAAGTCTACTGGCCTCGTATTACATTTGCTTTAATGttgttactgtacattacattCAAACAATTAGATGTGTAAAATGGGCTTAACTTTTCACCGAtagtgagaaaaagaagagaggaatcAGAGCAAGATCTGGTCAGGTAACAGGTACATTAATGAAGAATGTTCAAACTTTTGTCCATctctacatttctttcaaagGCTGACGGAGTGGACATGACCAGTAGAGGCAGGGCTCTACAGTGCGAGTATTTCACTCGCATTTGCCCCTAAAAATAGACATGTGCGAActggaaaaataacaaattacaacCATGAGACTAtatgaaacgctagagggctTTAAAGTTGAAACGATGGATACAGAGAGTGGCAACACTCGGCCGACAAGGCAGTAACCATAGTAACTGGGTCAGTCAGGGACGGTCAGCAGGGACCATGGTCGGGACAGACTTGCGTTCGTGAGACTAGCGAagcgttagctgcagcatgaccggaagGAAGCACagccagttagcctctgctagcctcccagctagcctcagctctctgtttggatccaaccagagccCCGAGCCCCGgattgttattcaggttaaagtgggaagaagcagcggtgATGtggagtgaagtggagcctgcggagggaacaccgggaccatcagggtgaaacagtccgtggaggtgCTGCggtgtttggctgcacagataggaaacccctcggctgacaggatgtagcactctgtttggaaaaaactttttcttcttcttctttttggtttataacagcagttggcaaccagcgtattgGTTTCCGGAAGGCTGTGTTCGGGAGCGAGACAAGTACAATCGATCTGGGAAATCTTATATAGATGAACCAAATTATTTctaaatttctttctttattattgtaTTCTTCATAGTATAATAAGTTAATGAAGAAAAGCTGTACTCATTATGATACTAGTGTTAGCTGGTTCTGATGGACTCTAAAATCTATTGCAAGTGTTAATTTGGGCCGCAGCTGTAGAAgggatgagaatactgcagtaactgtagtagtagcCCAAGTCCATGAAGTTTCAGGTTGAAAAATGATACCCTTgtataattttcttttgttaaaaaTTAGAAATGAGTCAGTTTGACCCAAACACCACTTAAAGGTTAAATATCTATATAAAGGCAACCTGCCTACGCAACACCTCTGACTGACAAAGCTAAAAGTTCCACAATGCGCCAAGCAACACCCAAGCAGCAGTTTCCATCATGAACCACATGAACATTTGGTTCATCAATGACACATGAACATGTGTCATTGATGAACCACAAGTTTCAGATCTCAAGTggtttttcagtctgtgaagTGAAGCAAACATCCGTTCAGATCTTCTCAAACTTGGTGTCGGCTGCGAAGAATGCACTCTTGACCTTTGCCCTCTCCCTACACTAGTATAATAGATTAATGAAGAAAAGCTGTACTCATTATGATACTAGTGTTAGCTGGTTCTGATGGACTCCAAAATCTAATGCAAGTGTCAATCTGGACCACAGCTATTGTAGTAGTAGCCCTGCAGAGacaagaatactgcagtaacagtagtagccATGTAGGATACTGTCAAGGTAAAGTATCACCATAAGCTTCTTGTTTGACAGTTGTATTTACGTTTGCATCAGTCAACGTTCATGTTCACGACTGTCCTTTGTATGGACTGTATTACTGTATAAGGCAAATACTTCACAACTCAATGTTGATAGCTAACACATATCTCTATAGTTAGGCAGttggctagctagctagcattagctggCTGGCTTATGTCCACGGCACATAAAGAtagtttgctattttttttttggggagCCTTGAATAAGACATGAACAACATAAAGTGCCACATACTAATCCGGTATGTGTGGTGCTGAGCTACAAGAACGCTAGCTCtctgcagtcagtcagtttcTTCTGCTTCACTTCCGGTGGAGTTATCGAGTGGAAATACAGATagcaccactctgccattgcattTACGTCGTGGTCGGAGGAGGTATTATCctaaaatcctgtcagcaggaATCAAGCGCTCTGCTGCCACCTTGCGTCTACAGTTATCTAGTGCATCTCCCCCTT is a genomic window of Thunnus albacares chromosome 23, fThuAlb1.1, whole genome shotgun sequence containing:
- the LOC122975210 gene encoding uncharacterized protein LOC122975210 isoform X3, encoding MAVPCTIIMAATVLTALMPPIYCLEETREPSRDPRRHGENMQTPRRDLPIVEETREPSRDPRRHGENMETPRRDLPIVVSNTFC